From Endozoicomonas sp. 8E, the proteins below share one genomic window:
- a CDS encoding type II toxin-antitoxin system HipA family toxin: MSNDVNVIKLTLHGECVGYLAGYQSGRNVLFFADEFTSNVHRSTFSLITHPAFPHSDKLMSEPWARNQRLHPTLSNLLPEGSLRELIAQGLKVHVDNEFQIFSYLGEDLPGAIIATPLEPEDVPDDIVSLISRGHYRNAKVVKFEKLERENKFSLAGVQMKFSMEEKDGRYNLSNSGVLGDWIIKTPSTKYKDVPVNEYTAMTLASIAGIEIPEIKLVDMGQLDNLPQINLPEESLAFAIKRFDRKKSRRVHMEDFAQVLVKYPHEKYHTANYEQIARVLYQFSGDALTDVQQFARRLLVNILLANGDAHLKNWSLLYEDKVTPRLSPAYDIVTTNVYIDGERNFALNLGKIKDWYAVSFSNFKAWSEKSGIPWRAVRPHLEDVMFRARTLWHSTIKELPMNVKHKEKLTEHWKNLHQDFRL, encoded by the coding sequence GTGAGCAACGATGTCAACGTCATTAAGCTGACGCTTCACGGAGAGTGCGTGGGCTATTTGGCTGGCTACCAGAGCGGCAGGAATGTACTTTTTTTTGCCGATGAATTTACCAGTAATGTTCATCGGTCAACGTTTAGCCTGATCACTCATCCTGCATTCCCTCATTCTGATAAATTGATGTCAGAGCCTTGGGCACGAAATCAACGCTTGCATCCAACGTTATCAAATTTATTGCCAGAAGGATCGCTACGAGAACTCATTGCACAGGGATTAAAGGTGCATGTTGATAATGAATTTCAAATCTTCTCTTATCTGGGGGAAGATTTGCCCGGAGCAATCATTGCCACACCATTAGAGCCAGAAGACGTACCTGATGATATTGTATCCCTTATTTCCAGAGGTCATTATCGAAATGCGAAAGTGGTTAAGTTCGAAAAATTAGAACGAGAGAATAAATTTTCCCTGGCAGGCGTTCAGATGAAGTTTTCAATGGAAGAAAAGGATGGGCGTTATAACCTTTCTAATTCCGGGGTTTTAGGTGATTGGATTATAAAAACGCCGTCAACAAAATATAAAGATGTTCCTGTTAATGAATATACGGCGATGACACTGGCATCCATAGCAGGTATTGAAATACCGGAAATCAAGCTGGTTGATATGGGACAGTTGGATAACCTGCCACAAATCAATTTACCTGAAGAATCCCTTGCTTTTGCGATAAAGCGTTTTGATCGAAAAAAAAGCAGGCGAGTTCATATGGAAGACTTCGCGCAAGTATTGGTGAAGTATCCCCATGAAAAATATCACACCGCAAACTATGAACAGATTGCCAGGGTCCTGTACCAGTTTTCTGGTGATGCGTTAACAGATGTACAGCAGTTTGCAAGACGACTGTTAGTGAATATTTTGTTGGCAAATGGTGATGCGCATTTAAAAAACTGGAGTCTTTTATACGAAGACAAGGTGACACCAAGGCTATCTCCTGCTTATGACATAGTAACGACAAATGTGTATATCGACGGGGAGCGAAACTTTGCTTTGAATTTGGGAAAAATAAAAGATTGGTATGCTGTGTCATTCTCAAATTTCAAGGCGTGGTCAGAAAAATCGGGCATACCATGGCGGGCAGTAAGGCCTCATTTAGAAGATGTAATGTTTAGGGCCCGAACATTGTGGCATTCCACTATTAAAGAACTTCCGATGAATGTGAAACACAAAGAAAAGTTAACAGAGCATTGGAAAAACTTGCATCAGGATTTCAGGCTGTAA
- a CDS encoding reverse transcriptase domain-containing protein has translation MQRSVADVLNAIYEQDFLPCSMGGRPRLGAHHALSTFNEVVSGRKVSWVLEADLKNFFGSLDHGWLLRFVEHRVGDPRILNLIRRWLKAGVMEAGELQECEEGTPQGGPISVVLSNLYLHYVLDLWFECKVKPRLKGEAWLIRYIDDFVVCFQYRSDAERFMNVLPQRLEKFALKLEPDKTRLVRFGRFASRGGRRSETVYFLGFTHYCTRNLKGNFMVGRRTEKSRLRRSIAKLKELLRRIRHDPLHEQVTAINRRLRGHYAYYGLGGNFRSMEKLYRFVDRYWYKMLCSRCRKGKIPWEKYHNLKQLLPLQKPRIMLPFMAMKSMAVL, from the coding sequence TTGCAGCGAAGTGTTGCTGATGTGCTGAATGCTATTTATGAGCAGGACTTTTTGCCCTGTTCCATGGGTGGCAGGCCACGACTGGGAGCGCACCATGCCCTGTCCACTTTTAACGAGGTGGTTTCAGGCCGAAAGGTCAGCTGGGTGCTGGAAGCGGACTTGAAGAACTTCTTTGGGAGTCTTGACCATGGATGGCTGCTTCGTTTTGTGGAACACCGGGTCGGTGATCCCAGAATTCTGAACCTTATACGGCGCTGGTTGAAAGCCGGGGTGATGGAGGCCGGGGAGTTGCAAGAGTGTGAAGAAGGTACGCCTCAGGGTGGGCCGATCAGCGTAGTTCTGAGCAACCTGTACCTGCATTATGTGCTTGACCTCTGGTTCGAGTGCAAGGTCAAGCCCCGGCTAAAAGGCGAGGCATGGCTGATCAGGTACATTGATGACTTTGTGGTGTGTTTTCAGTATCGCAGTGATGCGGAGCGGTTCATGAATGTGCTGCCACAGCGACTGGAGAAATTTGCGTTGAAACTGGAGCCGGATAAAACCCGGTTAGTCAGGTTCGGACGTTTTGCCAGTCGTGGGGGAAGACGATCGGAGACGGTTTACTTCCTTGGCTTTACGCACTACTGCACAAGGAATCTGAAAGGAAACTTCATGGTGGGAAGGAGAACGGAAAAATCCCGCCTAAGACGCAGCATAGCCAAACTGAAGGAACTGCTGAGACGAATACGCCATGATCCGCTGCACGAACAAGTGACAGCGATCAATCGACGGTTGAGAGGGCATTATGCGTATTACGGTCTGGGAGGAAACTTCCGAAGTATGGAGAAGCTTTACCGGTTTGTTGACCGCTACTGGTACAAGATGCTGTGTAGCCGATGCCGGAAAGGCAAGATTCCATGGGAAAAGTACCATAACCTCAAGCAGCTTCTGCCGCTACAGAAACCGAGGATAATGCTGCCTTTTATGGCAATGAAATCCATGGCTGTGCTGTGA
- a CDS encoding HNH endonuclease, with protein MLAKRCEYCGKTEGKFEVHHVRKLKDINDGTKTWQRLMIARNRKTLVLCVECHDLLHAGKMPDNRYSPRNSMESRVQ; from the coding sequence ATGCTGGCAAAACGCTGTGAATATTGCGGCAAGACTGAAGGAAAGTTTGAAGTACACCATGTACGCAAGCTAAAGGACATTAATGATGGTACAAAAACATGGCAAAGACTCATGATAGCGAGAAATCGCAAAACTCTCGTACTTTGTGTTGAATGCCATGATCTGTTGCATGCTGGCAAGATGCCAGACAACAGGTACAGTCCTCGTAACAGCATGGAGAGCCGTGTGCAGTGA
- a CDS encoding helix-turn-helix transcriptional regulator has protein sequence MDTLLQQLKKRRLDLGLKQNDMMLRVGVSRQQYQRLESKGNPRLDTLQLIAKGLNSEVVLIPKEKLGAVLAVLERSVNEEQEAGSEGISSGQRDPSNSVNKKSLFDDPWQDLLGDDS, from the coding sequence ATGGATACTCTGCTTCAACAACTTAAAAAAAGGCGATTAGATTTAGGTCTGAAACAAAACGACATGATGCTGCGTGTTGGCGTTTCCCGCCAGCAATATCAGCGCCTGGAATCCAAAGGGAATCCTCGGTTAGACACGCTCCAATTGATAGCAAAGGGCTTAAATAGCGAGGTAGTGCTTATACCCAAAGAGAAGCTTGGCGCGGTTCTGGCCGTCCTGGAGAGGAGCGTTAACGAAGAGCAGGAGGCAGGATCTGAAGGCATTAGCTCAGGCCAACGAGACCCGTCTAATTCAGTGAACAAAAAAAGCTTGTTTGATGATCCATGGCAAGATTTGCTTGGAGATGATTCGTGA